GTCGGTGGCCTACGCCTCGGAGACGACGTCCCGGCACGTCTCCGGAACCTTCCTGAAGGACCACTGCGACGTCGTCCTCGACTCGAAGATCGCGGTGGGCGACGCCGAGCTCACCCTCGACACCGTCCCCGCGCCCTTCGCCCCCGCCTCCACGGTCGTCACCTCGGCCCTCCTCCAGGCCGTGATGGCCACCGCGGCCGGCGTCCTCGCCGAGCGCGGCATCGAGCCCCCGCTGCTGCGCTCCGGCAACGTCGACGGCGGCCACGACTGGAACGGGCGGATCATGGAGGAGTACCGGGACCGGATCTTCTACCGCCACTGAACCGGCGCCACCGCCACCCGGCGGCGCGACCGACGGACCGACCACCCGACCGCGCGGGTCAGGCGCCTTCGCCCCGGCGCGCCGCGTCGGCCGCCCCGGTCAGATCGGCGAGGTCCAGCGCCGCGGCTATCCGGACGGCGACATCCTCGGCGTAGGTCGCGTCGGAACGCTCGAAGGCCGTGCGGCCACCGCCGCGGAGGAACGTCACGGCACCCAGGGTGCGGCCCCGGCTGCGCAGCACCGCGCACAAGGCGTGCACCGTGTCGTCGGGCCACAGGCGCGCCCGGGCCCACTCCCGCGCCTCGTCGGCCGGCGCGGAGCCCACCCCGGCCCGCACCGAACCGGCCCGCGCCACGCACTGGAGCGCCGGGTGCGCCTCGCCGTAGCGGACGGGCAGGCCCCGGTGTCCGGTGAGCGCGCTGGGACCCGGCCCGCCCGACGGGGTGGCCGCGACCCGCATCAGCCGCAGCGGCCCGGCCCCCTCCGCGTCGGCCGAGGCGCCGCCCATCACCCGGTCGACCAGGGCGTGGTCGGCGAACCCGGCGAGCGCGAAGTCGAGGTGCACGGTGGCCGCCTCGGCGGGGTCCTCGCACTCGGCGGCCGCGCGGGCGGCCCGGTGCAGCTGGTTGGCGCGGAAGCGCAGCAGCGAGGCCTCCTGCTCGCCCTGCTTGGCCTCCGTGACGTCCTGGAAGATCCAGCCGACCCCGAGGGGCACCGGCTCCTCGGCGAGCGGCGAGGCGAGCCGCAGGAAGCCGCTGCGCCAGCAGCGCCGCTTCTCGCCCTCCGGGGTGCGCACCCCGACCCACAGCTCGGCGGGGGCCGGCGGAGCGCCCTCGGCGAGGACGTGCGTCAGCGCGTTCTCCAGCTCCTCGACGCCCCGGGTGAGCAGATCGCCCAGGGGGCGGCCCAGGGCGGCCGTACGGCCCGTGCCGAGCGCACGGGCGGCGTGCGCGTTGACGACGGCGGGGCGCAGGTCGGCGTCGACCAGGACGACCCCCCAGGAGGCGTCGTCGAAGAGGGCCTCGCTGAGCGCGATGGAGCGCTCCAGGTCGATCTGGGCGTGCACCTCGCTGAACGCGAAGTACAGCCCCGCGGGTTTGCCGTCGGGTCCGCGCACGGCGGCGGACTGGCTGCGTACGAGGACGCGGCCGCCGTCCTTGGTCAGCAGGGCGAACTCGTGGACCTGGCGGCCCGGCGCGTGCATGGCGGACATCAGCCGCCCCTCGATGTCCTCGGCGTCGGCCTCACGCACGGCCCATCCGGCGAAGCCGTGCCGGCCGACCGCCTCGGCGGCGCTCCAGCCGAGGATGCGCTCGGCCTCGCGGTTCCAGTGGGTGACGATGCCGTCGCCGTCGAACGCGCAGAGCGCCGCGTCCATGCCGTCGAGCAGCGCGGCGAGCAGATCGGTGCCGTCCGGGCCGACCGGACCGACCGGCGTCTCCGCGCCTTCCGGGGGCGTGGGGCCGTCGCCGCCCGACCGCTCGGGCTCGTCCGGCCCCAGCTCGTCGGTGGTCCCACTACGTCGGGAAGCACTCACCTGGACCCCCTGCAGGTTCGCTCACTTGCCCTCATTCAACTCGAACGTGACGCAGCCCACATATGGTTCCCGCAAGATTGCAGAGGAATCGTTGTACCGCGCCCTAGTCATGGCGGGGCAGGAGCCGCAGGTCGACCCATTCCGCCGTCCCGCCGTCGAGCACGTACCGCTCGACCTCGACGAAACCGCGCGCCCGCGCGAACCGCAGGCCGTCCTCGTTGACGGCCAGCACGCATGTCTCGACCACCCGGGCGCCGAGCACGCGCGCGTGGGCGAGAGCGTGGTCGTACAGGGCGGCGCCGTGGCCGCGCCCCCGGTACGCGGGCAGCACGCGCGCGATGACGGTCGCCACCGCCTCGTCGCCCTCGGGCGGCCGCACGGTCGAGCAGCCGACGAGGACGTCACCGACGTAGGCGTTCTCCAGCCGGTAGCGCCCCGCGCGCTCGCGCACCTCGTCGAGGGACATCGCGGCCGGCGGCACGATCGTGTTGTGGACGTGCCGCCACTGTTCGAGCGCGGTCTCACCGGCCACGACCTCGGTGCGCAGACGAAGATCAGTCACGCGAGCA
The sequence above is a segment of the Streptomyces asoensis genome. Coding sequences within it:
- a CDS encoding PAS domain-containing protein encodes the protein MSASRRSGTTDELGPDEPERSGGDGPTPPEGAETPVGPVGPDGTDLLAALLDGMDAALCAFDGDGIVTHWNREAERILGWSAAEAVGRHGFAGWAVREADAEDIEGRLMSAMHAPGRQVHEFALLTKDGGRVLVRSQSAAVRGPDGKPAGLYFAFSEVHAQIDLERSIALSEALFDDASWGVVLVDADLRPAVVNAHAARALGTGRTAALGRPLGDLLTRGVEELENALTHVLAEGAPPAPAELWVGVRTPEGEKRRCWRSGFLRLASPLAEEPVPLGVGWIFQDVTEAKQGEQEASLLRFRANQLHRAARAAAECEDPAEAATVHLDFALAGFADHALVDRVMGGASADAEGAGPLRLMRVAATPSGGPGPSALTGHRGLPVRYGEAHPALQCVARAGSVRAGVGSAPADEAREWARARLWPDDTVHALCAVLRSRGRTLGAVTFLRGGGRTAFERSDATYAEDVAVRIAAALDLADLTGAADAARRGEGA
- a CDS encoding GNAT family N-acetyltransferase, translated to MTDLRLRTEVVAGETALEQWRHVHNTIVPPAAMSLDEVRERAGRYRLENAYVGDVLVGCSTVRPPEGDEAVATVIARVLPAYRGRGHGAALYDHALAHARVLGARVVETCVLAVNEDGLRFARARGFVEVERYVLDGGTAEWVDLRLLPRHD